The following are from one region of the Silene latifolia isolate original U9 population chromosome 9, ASM4854445v1, whole genome shotgun sequence genome:
- the LOC141600837 gene encoding protein FAR1-RELATED SEQUENCE 5-like, which translates to MVIIEEEDSVMAEVIDIVEVTNVQASSSNSKENQLLVTNVPATPEVDFDNQIVGLPRCSAELKPALWMKFATLEEGIHFYEEYAKVCGFLTRLDSTKLVDGIVTHKWCVCNKQGKSNHKGTKRKRTLTRIGCQAKVSFRRIQTGEYEIYDFVEVHSHAMNTPTTMIHLKPCRDLNLVHKKMIMDNAHVNHGPVQTFRMFKQYVKGYKNVGASLQDFKKFSRNVKKYIKEYDAQMLIENFMQKKAMSPSFYFDFDVDDQSRITKLFWADPISIKNYALFGDVVSVDATYNFNQYKMVFVPFTGVDNHKGCITFAAGLIRNENAESFSWLFQNFVTAMGDRYPITIITDQCRGIKKAVKGVFGDKTRHRLCMWHIMKKLPDKVGPSISQDTTFLKEINSVVWDVEITPEDFESKWNSIISSYELCDNKWLKKMFKHRALWIHAYIRDTYFGILGTTSRSESENSFFGNFTNPHVTLVEFWMRFQTKNGCSRDGNILRHILWVLKDRGFDHIPKEYLALRWSKSATSHPLSTVVGKTVLADCVSIESRQNNISELWSEVFSAVSLVEDSEEHSDALFQLLRSFNEKLIISIKSGKSKDKKAEIEMLLGSKIPTKFLFYHQRSARIRDRERG; encoded by the exons ATGGTAATAATTGAAGAAGAAGATTCGGTAATGGCAGAAGTCATAG ACATTGTAGAAGTTACTAATGTGCAAGCGTCTTCAAGTAATTCAAAAGAAAATCAATTGCTTGTCACTAATGTACCAG CCACCCCAGAAGTTGATTTCGATAATCAAATAGTGGGATTGCCAAGATGCTCAGCAGAATTAAAACCAGCATTGTGGATGAAATTTGCAACTTTGGAAGAAGGCATACATTTTTATGAGGAATATGCCAAGGTTTGTGGGTTCCTTACTAGATTAGACTCAACAAAATTAGTTGACGGGATAGTTACACACAAGTGGTGCGTGTGTAATAAACAAGGCAAAAGTAATCACAAGGGTACAAAAAGAAAGAGGACCCTTACGCGAATTGGTTGTCAGGCTAAGGTTAGTTTTAGAAGAATTCAAACGGGTGAATACGAGATTTATGATTTTGTTGAGGTTCACTCACATGCTATGAATACGCCAACAACTATGATACATTTGAAACCATGTAGGGATTTAAACTTGgttcacaaaaaaatgataatGGATAATGCTCATGTAAACCATGGTCCTGTGCAAACATTTAGGATGTTCAAACAGTATGTGAAGGGATACAAAAATGTGGGTGCTTCTTTAcaagatttcaaaaaattttcaaggaatgtaaagaaatacatcaAAGAATATGATGCCCAGATGTTAATAGAGAACTTCATGCAGAAAAAGGCTATGTCTCCATCTTTCTATTTTGACTTTGATGTGGACGATCAAAGCAGAATAACTAAGCTTTTCTGGGCAGATCcaatatcaattaaaaattaTGCCCTTTTTGGTGATGTTGTTTCTGTTGATGCCACTTATAActtcaaccaatataaaatggtgTTTGTCCCTTTCACGGGTGTTGATAACCATAAGGGTTGCATTACTTTTGCAGCGGGTTTGATACGAAACGAAAATGCAGAATCATTTTCGTGGTTGTTTCAAAATTTTGTAACGGCTATGGGTGATCGCTATCCTATTACTATAATAACTGATCAATGTAGAGGCATCAAAAAAGCTGTTAAGGGTGTGTTTGGTGACAAAACACGCCATCGATTgtgtatgtggcatataatgaagaaGTTGCCTGACAAGGTTGGTCCATCGATTTCTCAAGACACAacttttttgaaggaaattaactCAGTTGTTTGGGATGTAGAAATCACTCCAGAAGATTTTGAATCGAAATGGAATTCGATAATTTCCTCATATGAGCTTTGTGATAACAAGTGGTTGAAGAAAATGTTTAAGCACCGTGCTCTTTGGATTCATGCTTACATTAGAGACACATATTTTGGGATTTTGGGCACAACATCAAGATCAGAGTCTGAAAATAGCTTCTTTGGAAACTTCACCAACCCACATGTCACACTTgtcgagttttggatgcgtttccaAACAAAGAATGGATGCTCGAGAGATGGAAATATTCTAAG GCACATTTTATGGGTGTTGAAAGATAGGGGGTTTGATCATATACCTAAAGAGTATTTAGCACTGAGATGGAGCAAATCTGCAACTTCCCACCCTCTTTCTACTGTTGTTGGGAAAACTGTACTAGCTGATTGTGTGTCAATCGAAAGTCGCCAGAACAATATAAGTGAATTATGGTCGGAGGTATTTAGTGCAGTCTCACTTGTTGAGGATAGTGAGGAACATTCTGATGCGCTATTTCAATTGCTCCGGAGTTTCAATGAAAAGTTGATTATTTCAATTAAGTCGGGAAAGTCAAAAGATAAGAAAGCTGAGATTGAGATGCTTCTTGGGTCAAAAATTCCAACCAAGTTCTTGTTTTACCACCAGAGAAGTGCAAGAATAAGGGATCGGGAAAGAGGATAA
- the LOC141600836 gene encoding uncharacterized protein LOC141600836, with translation MGKSIESGHLANTLRILWKLDGKIDLIGLGKGFYSCKLERISALNAIKMNGPWFVHGHYLHVQDWAPDFRPSLATISSIPTWIVLPELPIEYHRIDVLRAIGDKLGGFIKFDNNGMKNKNSRFARISVYLDQTSPPPSKVWIGSLCQEVKIADKQIICSFCKSFCYGKCPDSSGPCIPDPRPVNQPEKCKMSPPVGVDQHATSKATPLTDPKNNNDNWTIIPYKNKALVSNVPQNKVIAPFPAIRSRRTATRATLHPPMADSPGATNLPTSGFSAGAELSHRPLSHLTSIGKGLSIEFNFQEAPSGQLLKWGSSDSYHLEIERVGHEGRMERLPHCGSTDHTCILPGKAERDVLGKVQIRRAADQTDLLDSFLIHCNMKIIFWNCRGIARPSFKPHITYLINAHKPDIFILSETVATNAIDIVQNLPFDSSDIVDPIGFSGGIMILWNARDVSVTTVNKGGQLINAVVQVTSTNITFFLTAIYASPKFRLQKLLWDSLIDLADNLSLPWTCLGDFNEVSSASEKFGGRSVILNRVNLFNDTMNMCNLLDLGFTGPKFTWTNHRRTNPILERLDRVWVNHAWLDTFPNSHNNHLIRLSSDHCPILLDTIINTPTSPPPAFKFESLWLREPSFHPFVFTTWCGLDETLPTKLGLLSTHLSTWASTTIGKLSKEKKSLINRLKGTQAQLCLHPNSSFLQNLNDSLSLSLNRVLDLECAYWKDRSRISWLNDGDRNTAFFHKSVTIRCVHNRILSLTDDVGITYNSPAELTKHITSFFLHLYTSQKDFCTRPAPVTSPTFRCCTKPSLEEIHTALFSLGSGKAPGPDGFHAGFFKNCWSTISSDLIPFILNIFDTLSIPSAINATTISLIPKVLSPSSIKQFRPISLCNTVYKVVTKIIVNRLKPIMPLLISPNQGSSIPGRGTDSHYIIASEIIHSMGASRCKKGWFALKLDLEKAFDRLE, from the exons ATGGGCAAGTCCATTGAATCTGGGCACCTCGCAAACACCCTTCGGATTCTGTGGAAACTCGACGGAAAAATTGATCTAATTGGTTTGGGTAAAGGGTTTTACTCTTGCAAATTAGAGAGGATTTCTGCTTTAAATGCAATTAAAATGAACGGACCTTGGTTCGTCCATGGCCATTACCTCCATGTTCAAGACTGGGCTCCGGATTTTCGCCCCTCCCTTGCAACAATCTCGTCTATTCCAACTTGGATTGTTCTACCGGAGTTGCCGATCGAGTACCACCGCATTGACGTCCTCCGCGCAATTGGAGACAAACTTGGTGGGTTCATTAAATTTGACAACAatggaatgaaaaataaaaattccAGATTCGCAAGAATCTCTGTCTACCTCGACCAAACTTCGCCACCGCCGTCAAAGGTCTGGATTGGTTCCCTGTGCCAGGAGGTAAAAATTGCTGATAAACAAATTATTTGCTCCTTTTGCAAATCTTTCTGTTATGGGAAGTGTCCTGATTCGTCTGGCCCCTGCATCCCTGACCCCAGACCGGTTAATCAACCGGAGAAATGTAAAATGAGTCCTCCTGTGGGTGTTGACCAACACGCCACTTCCAAGGCTACCCCTTTGACTGACCCAAAAAACAACAATGATAATTGGACTATTATCCCTTATAAGAATAAAGCTCTTGTGTCAAATGTACCGCAGAATAAAGTTATTGCCCCATTCCCAGCTATT CGATCTCGAAGGACTGCCACTCGTGCTACGCTGCATCCTCCAATGGCTGATTCGCCAGGAGCAACCAACTTGCCCACCTCTGGTTTTTCCGCAGGAGCTGAGCTTTCTCATAGGCCCCTCTCCCATCTTACCTCGATTGGGAAGGGCCTTTCCATTGAGTTTAACTTCCAAGAAGCTCCAAGTGGCCAGCTTCTCAAATGGGGTAGTTCTGATTCATACCACCTTGAAAttgaaagagttggacatgaggGTAGAATGGAAAGACTACCGCACTGTGGGTCCACGGACCATACTTGCATCCTTCCTGGGAAAGCGGAACGGGACGTCCTCGGGAAGGTCCAAATCCGGCGCGCGGCGGATCAAACTGACCTCCTTGACTCCTTCCTTATCCACTGTAACATGAAGATCATTTTCTGGAATTGTAGAGGGATCGCTAGGCCATCTTTTAAACCCCACATCACCTACCTCATCAATGCCCATAAACCTGACATTTTTATTCTCTCGGAAACCGTCGCGACGAACGCGATTGACATTGTGCAGAATCTCCCTTTCGATTCCTCTGACATCGTTGATCCCATTGGCTTCTCCGGTGGTATTATGATCCTTTGGAATGCTAGGGACGTCTCGGTCACGACTGTGAACAAGGGAGGCCAGCTCATTAATGCGGTGGTTCAGGTAACCTCTACAAACATCACCTTTTTTCTTACTGCTATTTATGCCAGTCCTAAGTTCAGACTTCAAAAACTTTTGTGGGATTCTCTCATTGACCTTGCTGACAACTTGTCTCTGCCCTGGACCTGTCTAGGTGATTTCAATGAAGTTTCGTCTGCCTCCGAAAAATTCGGTGGCAGGAGTGTTATTCTTAACAGAGTCAACCTGTTTAATGATACCATGAATATGTGTAACCTCTTGGACTTGGGATTCACTGGTCCCAAGTTTACCTGGACTAACCATAGACGGACCAACCCTATCTTAGAACGCCTTGACCGGGTTTGGGTTAATCATGCTTGGCTTGACACCTTTCCAAACTCCCACAACAATCACCTCATCCGCCTCTCATCTGACCACTGCCCCATCCTCCTGGACACCATCATCAACACACCCACCTCCCCCCCTCCGGCTTTCAAGTTTGAATCTTTATGGCTTCGTGAGCCATCCTTCCACCCCTTTGTCTTCACCACCTGGTGCGGACTCGACGAGACCCTTCCCACCAAACTTGGACTTCTTAGCACACACCTCTCAACCTGGGCCTCTACCACTATAGGGAAACTATCCAAGGAAAAAAAATCCCTTATCAACCGCCTCAAAGGAACTCAAGCTCAACTTTGCCTCCACCCAAACTCATCCTTCCTCCAGAACCTGAATgactctctttctctttcccttaatcgTGTTCTCGACCTTGAGTGTGCTTACTGGAAAGACCGCTCTCGTATCAGCTGGCTTAATGATGGAGACCGCAACACGGCCTTCTTTCATAAATCCGTTACTATCCGTTGTGTCCATAACCGCATCCTTTCCTTGACTGATGACGTCGGAATCACTTACAACTCGCCGGCTGAGCTCACTAAACACATCACCTCATTCTTTCTCCACTTATACACATCCCAAAAGGACTTTTGCACTAGACCTGCCCCTGTGACCAGCCCTACCTTCCGCTGCTGCACCAAACCCTCTTTGGAGGAAATCCACACCGCTCTCTTTTCCTTAGGATCTGGTAAAGCCCCGGGGCCCGACGGGTTTCATGCTGGTTTCTTCAAGAATTGTTGGAGTACCATTTCTTCTGACCTCATTCCCTTCATCTTAAATATTTTTGACACCCTTTCCATTCCCTCTGCCATCAATGCTACCACAATCTCCCTCATTCCCAAAGTCCTCTCCCCCAGCTCCATTAAACAATTTCGGCCAATTAGCCTTTGTAACACGGTTTATAAAGTCGTCACCAAGATCATTGTTAACCGTCTCAAACCCATCATGCCCCTCTTAATCTCTCCTAACCAAGGGAGTTCTATCCCTGGGCGGGGCACCGACTCTCATTATATTATTGCCTCTGAGATCATTCATTCCATGGGTGCATCCAGATGCAAGAAAGGTTGGTTTGCCCTTAAGCTCGACTTAGAAAAAGCCTTTGACCGGCTTGAGTGA
- the LOC141600840 gene encoding F-box protein CPR1-like, translating to MVASCESCLLIGCGFTDLEGLILLNPTTRVLPKFYVATHNNYAHYGMCHCLDNEFNDDIKVVRFVQYHRGIHDVLVTEVIVYSLNTNLWKLVECKPTTPEWCHTPVLVQNHLLVMIFESGSRLTRIGCFDIKAERWSNDVVLPDILLYEIESNPTPKSSEDYYHLGALDGCLRFSCYDENNSTYSVWVMKDVGVKESWVKLMSLPGKGPESVYHPIAYKKGSSHELLCIPNSRGKFSWYNLRDKKFPETGFDVDGLYTDYLSFAYICKESLLNFPGGLQIRSLSREREVDDDYADQDKGYYDDGYFYEEGEWFPFEN from the coding sequence ATGGTGGCTTCTTGCGAATCATGCCTCTTGATTGGGTGCGGATTCACTGACCTTGAAGGTCTCATCTTGCTCAACCCGACTACCCGTGTACTCCCTAAATTTTACGTTGCCACTCACAATAACTATGCACATTATGGGATGTGTCATTGTTTAGACAATGAATTCAATGACGATATCAAAGTTGTTAGGTTTGTCCAGTACCATCGAGGTATACATGACGTTTTAGTAACGGAGGTCATCGTCTATAGCTTGAACACTAATTTGTGGAAACTTGTCGAGTGTAAACCGACCACGCCTGAATGGTGTCATACTCCCGTTCTTGTACAAAACCATTTACTTGTCATGATTTTCGAGAGTGGTAGTCGCTTAACGAGAATTGGTTGTTTTGATATAAAGGCTGAACGATGGTCTAATGATGTGGTCTTGCCTGATATTCTATTGTATGAAATCGAGTCCAACCCAACTCCAAAATCGTCAGAGGATTACTATCACCTTGGCGCGCTGGATGGGTGTTTGCGTTTTTCATGTTACGATGAGAACAATTCGACTTATAGTGTATGGgtcatgaaggatgttggtgttaAAGAGTCTTGGGTTAAGTTGATGAGCCTTCCTGGAAAAGGACCCGAATCCGTTTACCACCCTATTGCTTATAAAAAAGGATCATCACATGAACTATTGTGTATACCAAATTCTAGAGGCAAATTTAGTTGGTATAACCTTAGAGATAAAAAATTCCCCGAGACAGGATTCGATGTTGATGGCCTTTATACCGATTATTTATCTTTCGCATATATTTGCAAGGAAAGCCTTTTAAACTTTCCCGGAGGTCTACAAATTCGTTCATTATCCAGAGAACGAGAGGTGGACGATGATTATGCCGACCAAGACAAGGGTTATTATGATGATGGTTATTTCTATGAGGAGGGTGAATGGTTTCCTTTTGAAAACTAG
- the LOC141600839 gene encoding uncharacterized protein LOC141600839, with amino-acid sequence MREKHWTMYFRIFSMTVCTIFVPIVSEKPFAMCFNLLTKKLEILHLMRPEMVNFAPSIEPTKDFVIKCLLKKMPSIVAVRDMKPEEIILRSNLGNGSDSGIYLMRLLEKYKGERRTCVLGLQDNNQVKVFGTRACYELLSFAGNQDFQNLRKNPRGATKDTRQCQLLDTEILARVINARKDDKYLDEIIVATEWMNVCRKAMKSFQNRQWIRDTVIDMFGVMCTYNRPDILYLPSTVRYAKPQLKVNEVNFVWCPHLKMHYTPKDGATIEKVFFTIGKDGNHWLACLSDLKEEKNYILDSLKEI; translated from the exons ATGAGAGAGAAGCACTGGACTATGTATTTTCGAATTTTCTCGATGACAGTTTGTACG ATCTTTGTACCTATAGTTTCTGAGAAGCCATTTGCAATGTGTTTCAACCTCCTAACAAAGAAGTTGGAAATCTTACATTTGATGAGGCCAGAGATGGTAAATTTTGCACCAAGTATTGAGCCTACG AAAGACTTTGTTATTAAATGCTTGCTCAAGAAAATGCCGTCTATAGTAGCTGTCCGTGACATGAAGCCAGAGGAGATTATTCTGAGGTCAAATCTTGGTAATGGAAGTGATTCAGGAATTTACCTCATGCGGTTGTTGGAGAAATACAAAGGAGAAAGAAGGACTTGTGTGTTGGGACTCCAAGAT AACAACCAAGTTAAGGTTTTTGGTACAAGGGCATGCTATGAGTTGTTGTCTTTTGCTGGTAATCAAGACTTCCAAAATCTAAGAAAGAATCCCAGAGGTGCCACCAAGGATACCCGTCAATGTCAGTTGTTAGACACAGAAATATTGGCTCGGGTAATCAATGCCCGCAAGGATGACAA GTATTTGGATGAAATTATCGTGGCCACTGAATGGATGAATGTCTGCCGAAAAGCaatgaaaagttttcaaaatcGTCAATGGATAAGGGATACG GTGATTGACATGTTTGGTGTGATGTGTACATATAATCGACCAGATATTCTGTACTTGCCTTCAACAGTGAGG TATGCTAAGCCACAATTAAAGGTTAACGAGGTAAACTTTGTTTGGTGCCCTCATCTTAAGATGCACTACACGCCAAAAGATGGAGCTACTATTGAGAAG GTTTTTTTCACAATCGGCAAAGATGGTAACCATTGGTTAGCTTGTCTGTCTGATCTCAAGGAGGAGAAGAACTACATTTTGGACTCTCTCAAGGAAATATAA